The genomic window GCGCCGTGCTTGTCCAGCAGCCTGATCAGGCCGAGGCTTCCCCCGGCGCGGCCTGCTCCATCCACCGCTCCACCACGGTCATGGTCTGCTCCAGCGGCAGGGCGTCCACGGACTCCCGCATCCGCTTCTTGTCGGAGGCGACCGCGACCAGCAGCGCGGACATGGCGTCGATGCGGCGCTCGTTGCTGACCTTCTCGGACTGCATGACGTCCATCAGCGCCATCGCGGCCTTGAGGTCGGAGCCCGGCAGGGCCTCGATACGGCGCAGGCGCAGCGGCTTGCCGCCCTTGGCGACGAACTTCAGGCCCTTACCCGCGTGCTTGCGGTCGGCCTCGGCTTGAAGGTCGGCGAAGTCCAGAGTGGTAATGGTCTAACTCTCCTAGCGGTCTTGCGGGTTGTGGGGTGGAGGAGGCCCGCCCCGGCGGTTCACGGGGCGGGCAGGGGATCAGGCAGCGGGCGGCAGGAGGCCCACGGCCAGGTCGAAGACGGGGCTGACCGTGCCGAGCGGCGCGGACTGGTTGAGCGCGACGACGGTTGCCTTCACCGGCATCTCGGTCAGCGCGGCCGGGTCGATCTTCACGGCGTCCGTCCCGATGATGCTGGTCTTCGGGTAGTGCCACACCACGGCCTTGCCGCCGTCCACCGCGACGATCATCAGCGCGCGGTTCTGCGCGGCGGGACTGCTGGGGATCGAGAAGAACCCCTTCGCGTCCAGGCCCTTGGGCGTGCCGTAATAGAGCTTGTAGGACTCGGCGGTGAAGTCCTCCAGGTTGATCGTCACCGCGTAGGTCTTGCCGGGGTCGGTGGTCTTCAGGCTCTTGTTCTGCCAGGACCCCAGCACCTCGGGGTCGTCGCCGTCCACGCTCATCTCGATGCCGTTGTCCAGGCTCGTGTTCCCCACGGACTTCCACGTCAGCCCGGTCGGGCCCCACTTGGACGTGTCCTTCGGGTCGAACCCGGCCTTGAGGTCCGGCGGCGCGGTGCCGGGGTCGGCGACGTAGATGTATCCGGTGCCCGGTACCAGGACCGGGGCGTCGTCAGCAGCCAAGCTGACTCCCTTCCGGCCCTCGCTCAGCGGGGCCTTGTAGCGATCATGTAGTTGGCCGAGAACCGGTAGAAGTCCACCTGGGCCTCGGTCATCGGGTCCGTGGTCATGAACGGACCCGTGGCTTCACGGAAGTGGGACAGGTAGCCGTCGGCGTTGCCCCACTGGTCGCGGGTCAGGCGCACCAGGCCGGCGCGGGCGCGCCGCGCCAGCAGGGAGGCGTCCGCGCGGGCGGTGGCGTAGGTCTGGACGGTGAACATGCCCTCGTCGATGAAGCGCCTGTCCTTCATCACGCCGCCGACGCGGCGTGCGATGACCAGTCCGCCGGCCTGGCGCAGCGCGAGCTGCCAGTCGGTGGGCAGGTAGACCGCGCACCGGTAGCCGGGCAGCGCGGTGCGCAGGGCCTCCATGACGATCCGCTCCGAGTCGGGCATCAGGAACGGCTCGCTCACCACAGGGCGGCCTCCATCGCGTGGATGCCGTCCACGTGGCGACCGGCGCGGTGGTTGAAGCCGCCCCAGTTCTTGTGAGCGGCCAACGGGTCCTCGTTGACGATGGCGTAGCCCTTGGCGTGCCGCGTCACCCTGAGACCGGCGATGAACTCGCCGGTGTCGATGTGGAGTGCGGCTTTCGCGGTGATGCGGGCCTTGCGCTCCTCGGCCTCCAGCTTGAGGGCGCCCATCACGCCGGGGAGAGCGGCGATCATGGCGTCACAGTCCGGTCGGATCTCCACCACTCTGCCCGCCTCCCTCCACGATGACGGTGACGAACCGCATGCGGTCGGAAGCGCCGTGGTGGGCGCGCGGGGCGTCCACCACGGCCCACCGCGTCCCGGGGTCGCCCTCGTCCGCGAAGGAGACGGCCGACCACTTGTCGAGCACGGTCTCCGGGGGGAAGACGATCTTGCGGCGGATCGGCGGGGACCAGCCGACCTGAGCGCCGACCGGGGCCCGCCAACCGGCGGCGTCGCCGACCGGCTGGACCCACGCCGAGTAGGTGGTGCTGGTCCCGGTGGCCGGCCGCCGGTCGCCGTAGCCGTCCGCGACCATCCGGACGGTGTGGACGGTGACGCGGGTTCGGCCCCGCTCCAGCAGGCTCACGTGAGCCCCCAGGAGTCTTCGGGGTCGGGGTAGGGGTAGCCGGTGCGCAGGCCGCGCGAGGCCACCGAGCGGCGGCCGTTCACGGACTTCAGACCCCCGCGGCCTGACACCCTGTCGATCAGAGTCTGTTCGCCCCGGGTCAGGGCAAGTCCCATCGGCGTGCCGTCCGGCATGCGGTAGGAGACCTCTCCGGCCTGCTCCTGCACGTACCCCTCGGGGTTGCGGAACCGGCGGTCGGCGACGGCCAGGGCCAGCGTGCGGATCACCGGAGGGTGGCGCTGCGGGGACCACGCGGGGTGGCCCTGCGCGGCGATCACCCAGAAGGCGTCTTCGAGCGCGGCGTTCGCCCGCTCCCACTCCGGCGTACCGGACGCGGGGGCGGGCTTGCCCAGGCGCTTGAAGAGGTCGGCGACTTCGAGCGCCACGAGGTCCCCTTACTTGGCGGGGACGGCGGTCGGCTCGCCGGTGAAGGTGAGGCGGATGCCCCGGACCTTGACGAGGTTCTTCGGGTCCTGCCAGTTGGTCTCGTTCTTCTTCAGGTCGGTGACCAGGGTCGCACCCCAGTAGGACGACAGGAACGAACGCTCCATCGCGGCACCCGAGTTGTAGTCCTTGATCCAGCGCAGCGCGAAGCCGTCGGCCGACTGCCGGCCACCCTTCGCGGACTCGGGCACGCCCGGCGCACCGGAGACGAGCTGAATGGCGGAGCGGTGGAAGGCGTAGACGCCGAGCGGGGCGAGCACGTCGTTCGTGGACTCCACGATGTCGAAGCCGTACAGGTTGCCGATGGTGGCCTGTCGCAGCGCGGCACCGCCGTTGGCGGACTCGTTGGCCTTGGTGATGTTCGGGTCGTTCAGGAGGTAGTACGCGGCCTCGGAGCCGACCACGGCGGTACGGCCCTCGGCGGGGATGTTCTCCTTGTTGAGCTGCACGCGCAGGCGCGCCAGGCTCTTGCGGATCATCTGGCCGGCCTGCTCGTCGCCGGTAGCCTTGGTGAGATCGACCGGGATCTTCGCGGCGGCGGCCACGTCCGGGAACTCGTTCATCGCCGAGGCGACCTTGTCCTCAAGGCGCTCGGTGATGGAATCGACCTGCGGCACCATGACCTGCTCGCCGAAGCTGAGCAGGTCGAGTGAGAGCTCAGCGTCGGACAGGTCCACTGCCGAGTAGGCGTGGGTGTCGAGCTTGACGGTCAGGAGACCTTCGTTCAGGTTCTCCGACTGAATCCAGGTGCTGGCGTCGTTGAACTTGCGCTTGGCGTCGATCCGCTCCTCCGCGCCCTTCAGGCGGGCGGGGCGGCGGATGTTGATGACCTGGCCGGTGGCGTTGACGAACTCGTCCGCCGAGCGGCGGTCGAACTTGTGGGCCAGGGTGACGGTGTCCTTCAGGTTGGCGATGGCCTGGAGGACGAGCTTGTCGGGGTTCTGGAAGGCGTTGGCACGGGTGGTGTTGAGAGAGATGGCGCTGATCCTCGGGAAGACGGAAGGCCGCCCCGGGACGGGACGGCCTCAGTGGCGGGGTGGGCGGGGTGGGTCAGATGCCGAAGCGCCGCTGTCGCAGCTTCTCGGCCAGACCCTTGTACGGGTCGGGCTCGGCGTGCGGGGTCAGCCCGCCCGCGCCCAGCAGCGGCTTCGGCGCGGCGACCGTGGCCAGGGCCTCCGCGTGCTGGCGGATGGCAGCCTCGTCACCGCCCTGGACCAGGGCGGCCAGGACCGGCGGCAGCGCGTACTCGGCGGCGATCCGGTCGCGAAGGGCCTGCTCCTGGAGCTGGGCCACCTGTGCGCGCAGCTCGTCCGCCTCGACCCCGGCCTCGTTCGAGCGCTCGCGGGTCGCGGTCAGGTCGGCCTGCATCTTCTCGTAGAGCGCCCGGTAGTCCGGCTTAGCGGGCTTCGGGACGGCGCTCTCCTCGCCGACCTCCGGAGCCGGGGCCTCCGGGGCCGGGGCCTCCGGGGCCGGGGCCTCCGGGGCCGGGGTGGCCGGCGGGGTGGCCGGGTTGACCACGCCGCCGGGGATCGCCTCGGCCGGGGTGGGGGTCTCGTGCTGCTCGGACATCTCTCTCCTAGGTCTTGGTGTAGTAGGCGCGCCAGTCGGCCAGCGAGCCCCCGCCGAACTCCCGCCACATCCGGGCGAAGCTCGTGTTGGCGTCGGGGAGTTGGTACCGGCGGGAGAAGATCGGGACGGCCTGGCAGTGGCAGTGCGGGTGCGCGCCGAACGCGGCCGTCCGCTTGGACTTGTAGACCGCGCCGCGCGCGGCCATCAGCGCGCAGAAGTAGCAGGGTGAGCCCTCGGTGGCGCGGTAGTAGCCGATCGCCCCGGGGTCGTTCTGCAGCGCGTTGTGGATCATGTCCCGGCCGCCGTCCTGGACGATCTGCCCGCCCGCCCCGGAGCCGGCCGTCTTCAGCGACTCCAGGAAATCCCGCTCCCAGGCGATCAGCGCGGGGTCGTCCAGCGCGGCCGAGCCCTCCCGGCCGGGGCGCTCCCGCTCGTGCTTGGCCACCCGGTCGGCGACCTGCTGGCGGAACGTCTCCGCAGCCCGCTCGGCTTCGCGCCCGATGTCCTCGGCGGGGAAGGGGTTGCGGGTGTCCACGGGCAGGGGCTCGCGCGCCCCGGTGCCGGTCCGCTTGCCCGTGGCGCGGTTGAAGTCGGCCCACAGGGAGCCGAGCGAGGCGCCCGGGCGGTAGCCGGGGCCGCCGATCACGCGGCCGGTCTCCAGCGCGCGGACCAGCCGGTAGAAGGCGATCGACAGCGTCCGGGAGGCCACCGCGGATTCGCGGATCGCCGCTTGGTACTGCGTGCTGAGCTCGGTCAGCGAGGTGGCCAGTTCGCGGGCCTCGACGGCGGTCAGGATCTCCGCCCAGCGGGCGGAGAACTCAGCG from Kitasatospora sp. NBC_01287 includes these protein-coding regions:
- a CDS encoding DUF5403 family protein encodes the protein MIAALPGVMGALKLEAEERKARITAKAALHIDTGEFIAGLRVTRHAKGYAIVNEDPLAAHKNWGGFNHRAGRHVDGIHAMEAALW
- a CDS encoding P22 phage major capsid protein family protein, whose product is MSAISLNTTRANAFQNPDKLVLQAIANLKDTVTLAHKFDRRSADEFVNATGQVINIRRPARLKGAEERIDAKRKFNDASTWIQSENLNEGLLTVKLDTHAYSAVDLSDAELSLDLLSFGEQVMVPQVDSITERLEDKVASAMNEFPDVAAAAKIPVDLTKATGDEQAGQMIRKSLARLRVQLNKENIPAEGRTAVVGSEAAYYLLNDPNITKANESANGGAALRQATIGNLYGFDIVESTNDVLAPLGVYAFHRSAIQLVSGAPGVPESAKGGRQSADGFALRWIKDYNSGAAMERSFLSSYWGATLVTDLKKNETNWQDPKNLVKVRGIRLTFTGEPTAVPAK